The DNA segment ATGTATGTCGTGCTGCTCCAGTCCTGGATCACCGCGCTCACCGGCGGCCGTCTGCGCTGGCAGAAGCTGCGGCGCACCGGCGTCGTCGAGGCGCCCGGCGGCTCGGTGCCGCGCCAGAACGCGCGGACCGACGACGATCGGAGGCCCGTGGCATGACCCACGGCTACACGACCGGTACGGGGCAGGTGCCGGAACCGGCCGGCCCGTACGGAACCGGGCGCACGGGAGACGCGCACGGCGTCCCGGAAACGCCGCTCGCGGTCCCGCGACCGCGCACGACCGCGCCCGTACCGGACCCCGGCGCCCCGGCCGCCCCGGCGAAGCCCGGCCGTGACCGGTACCTCGACCTGCTGCGCTCGCTCGCCCTGGTCCGCGTGATCGTCTACCACCTGTTCGGCTGGGCCTGGCTGACCGTGCTGTTCCCGTCGATGGGCGTGATGTTCGCGCTGGCGGGTTCGCTGATGGCGCGTTCGCTGAAGCGTCCGGCGGGGAGCGTGATCCGCAGCCGGGTCCGCCGTCTCCTGCCGCCCATGTGGGCGTTCGCCGTGGTCGTGCTGGCGATGATGTTCGCGAACGGCTGGAACCCGGCGAAGGACGACGGTTCCTGGGGCCTGATCGGGCTGTTCAACTACATCGTCCCGATCGGTGCTCCGCCCTATCCCTGGGAGCTCGGCTCCCCGTCGGGCCTGCTGGACGACGCCTGGGCGGTGCAGGCCGCGGGCCCGCTGTGGTACCTGCGCGCCTATCTGTGGTTCGTGATCGCCTCGCCGCTGCTGCTGTGGGCGTTCCGCCGGGCCCCCTGGCCGACCCTGCTCGCACCGCTGGGCCTGACGGCGGTCGTCGGCACGGGCCTGGTGACCATCCCCGGTGAAACGGGCAACGCGGTCACCGACTTCGCGGTCTACGGCAGTTGCTGGGTGCTGGGCTTCGCCCACCAGGACGGCATGCTGCAGCGGATCCCGCGGTACGTCTCGGTCTCCTGCGCGTCGCTGGTGATGGCCTTCGGCCTGTGGTGGGCGTCGAACCACCTG comes from the Streptomyces sp. KMM 9044 genome and includes:
- a CDS encoding acyltransferase family protein, whose product is MTHGYTTGTGQVPEPAGPYGTGRTGDAHGVPETPLAVPRPRTTAPVPDPGAPAAPAKPGRDRYLDLLRSLALVRVIVYHLFGWAWLTVLFPSMGVMFALAGSLMARSLKRPAGSVIRSRVRRLLPPMWAFAVVVLAMMFANGWNPAKDDGSWGLIGLFNYIVPIGAPPYPWELGSPSGLLDDAWAVQAAGPLWYLRAYLWFVIASPLLLWAFRRAPWPTLLAPLGLTAVVGTGLVTIPGETGNAVTDFAVYGSCWVLGFAHQDGMLQRIPRYVSVSCASLVMAFGLWWASNHLGPDGWDLNDIPLAQATWSFGFVVILLQYSPSWRELPGRLAQWDKLVTLSNNRAVTIYLWHNMLIMATVPIIDLLYRLPFLQSERGADAVTSTYTLWMFALIWPLIGLTVLAVGWVEDLAAKRRPRLWPNGAKRSAGKGPGRRAARRG